A DNA window from Helianthus annuus cultivar XRQ/B chromosome 15, HanXRQr2.0-SUNRISE, whole genome shotgun sequence contains the following coding sequences:
- the LOC110911666 gene encoding PLASMODESMATA CALLOSE-BINDING PROTEIN 2 encodes MGPRVIQHSLFLVFFLLLGLELSFAGKPPMQATLPKKMLHLQHDQIFTTQLDDIPIVQPTTPTGTPNTYSPTPVPPTTTTPTGSGDPTGYGSLPPPSGAGAGAGGGGGGGFQPNNPTTSPNGPSGPTGPSGPTGPSGPTGQTGPNPTGPSGPSSSGGGSWCIASSSASETSLQVALDYACGYGGADCSAIQPGSSCYNPNTVRDHASYAFNAYYQKNPAPTSCSFGGVAQLTTTDPSSGSCQFPAGKSSSGMTPPTPPMPSAPTTPTMSTPINPYPTSPTAPMGGSTDQPGYTSLGPSEEPSSADSVASSLLLPLMLASLLMVVNREN; translated from the exons ATGGGTCCTCGAGTCATTCAACATTCGTTGTTTCTTGTATTTTTTCTTCTTCTCGGTCTAG AATTAAGCTTTGCTGGGAAACCTCCTATGCAAGCAACCTTACCTAAAAAAATGCTTCATCTTCAACATGACCAAATATTCACCACCCAACTAGATGACATTCCCATTGTTCAACCAACAACTCCAACCGGAACACCCAACACGTATTCGCCGACTCCAGTTCCgccaaccaccaccaccccaaCCGGATCCGGAGATCCCACCGGATACGGAAGCCTACCACCACCATCTGGTGCTGGTGCTGGtgctggtggtggcggtggtggtggttttcAACCAAATAACCCCACTACATCCCCAAATGGCCCCTCAGGACCAACGGGCCCGTCTGGTCCAACAGGCCCGTCAGGTCCCACGGGCCAGACAGGACCAAATCCAACCGGTCCTTCTGGCCCATCATCATCTGGTGGTGGATCATGGTGTATCGCAAGCTCATCCGCTTCCGAAACTTCTCTACAAGTTGCTCTTGACTACGCGTGTGGCTATGGAGGAGCCGACTGTTCCGCAATTCAACCAGGCTCGAGTTGTTACAACCCGAACACCGTTCGGGATCATGCTTCTTATGCTTTCAATGCATACTACCAGAAAAACCCTGCTCCAACTAGCTGCTCTTTTGGAGGAGTTGCACAACTTACCACCACAGATCCAA GTTCAGGAAGCTGCCAGTTTCCAGCCGGCAAGTCATCAAGCGGCATGACTCCACCAACACCACCCATGCCATCCGCCCCCACCACCCCCAC AATGAGTACACCAATCAACCCTTATCCGACCTCGCCTACTGCACCGATGGGCGGTTCTACAGACCAGCCAGGTTACACGTCGTTGGGGCCGTCGGAAGAGCCCAGCTCAGCGGATTCGGTGGCCTCCAGCTTACTGCTGCCATTGATGTTAGCTAGCCTGCTTATGGTTGTGAACAGAGAAAACTGA
- the LOC110911665 gene encoding guanylate-binding protein 4, with translation MMRLFGRGGTSNDSPSSKSPSTSSPSQPLFSPSTAVSSGPARPIRLVYCDERGKFQMDPEAVSVLQLVKEPIGVVSVCGRARQGKSYILNQLLGRSSGFQVASTHRPCTKGLWLWSTPLRRTALDGTEYNLLLIDSEGIDAYDQTGTYSTQIFSLAVLLSSMFIYNQMGGIDEAALDRLSLVTEMTKHIRVRASGGKTTASELGQFSPIFVWLLRDFYLDLVEDNRKITPRDYLELALRPVQGEARDVSAKNEIRESIRALFPDRDCFTLVRPLSDEKELQRLDRISMDKLRPEFKSGLDALTRFVFERTRPKQVGATVMTGPIFAGITQSFLDALNNGAVPTITSSWQSVEETECQRAVEYATEVYKSSFDSSKPPEEAAIREAHEEAVQKALAAFNSIAVGAGSVRQRCEKRLHTFLKKEFEDYKREAFMKAYMQCSNAIQKMEKELRAACQAPAAKFDDILKVLDQLLNRYETTSYGPEKWQKLASFLRQSIDGPILDFVKKQIDQISSEKSSLRLKCRSIEDKMGLLTKQLEASEKYKSDYLKRYEDAINDKNKLAEEYMSRISDLKKNSSSLDEKCSSLSKALEAAKHESIEWKRKYDVALSKQKAGEEQASSEVANLKARSSAAEARLAAAREQTLSAQEEAGEWKRKYDIAVREAKIALEKAAAVQDRASKQTQQREDALRAEIADTIAEKEAEIKDKALKIEQAEQRVTTLSLELKAAESKIKSYDIEISALKRDIKELGERLESANATAQSYEKEARILEQERLHLEQKYRSEFDRFEEVKERCRNAEKETKRATELADSARAEAASAQKEKNDIQRVAGERQTEIARLERRIESLERQKHDLTDELERFQAAELDAVSKVSILEARVEEREKEIETLLKSNNEQRATTVHVLESLLETERAARAEATNRAEQLSVQLQATQGKLDSLQRQMTSVRLNESALDSKLRTASHGKRFRVEDNEMGTDSVQEIGINTDGGRAVRGNKRSRSTTSPLNFVSTEDGGSTYRGDDDYNNSNHSQQTSNEDYTKFTIPKLKQELTKHNFGEEVLRLKNPNKKDLLALYEKCVLQKS, from the exons ATGATGAGACTCTTCGGCAGAGGAGGAACATCCAACGACTCACCGTCTTCTAAATCTCCATCAACGTCGTCTCCGTCACAGCCTCTATTCTCTCCGTCAACTGCCGTGTCTTCCGGCCCTGCTAGACCTATTCGCCTCGTGTATTGCGACGAGAGAGGCAAGTTTCAGATGGATCCGGAAGCTGTTTCTGTTCTTCAGCTTGTTAAGGAGCCGATCGGTGTTGTTTCGGTTTGTGGCCGTGCTCGTCAAGGCAAGAGTTATATTTTGAATCAG CTTCTAGGAAGGAGTAGCGGATTTCAGGTGGCATCAACTCACCGTCCATGCACAAAAGGGCTTTGGCTATGGAGTACTCCCTTAAGGAGAACTGCTCTTGATGGAACTGAATACAATCTTTTACTGATAGATAGTGAAGGAATTGATGCTTATGATCAAACG GGAACTTACAGTACACAGATTTTCTCTCTAGCTGTACTCTTATCCAGCATGTTCATATACAACCAG ATGGGAGGTATAGATGAGGCTGCACTGGATCGTCTCTCTCTTGTAACTGAAATGACTAAGCATATTCGAGTCAGAGCTTCTGGTGGAAAGACCACTGCTTCTGAGCTTGGACAGTTCTCGCCTATCTTTGTTTGGCTTTTAAGG GATTTCTATCTGGATTTGGTGGAGGATAACAGGAAAATAACTCCACGTGACTACCTAGAACTTGCTTTGAGGCCAGTACAAGGTGAAGCAAGAGATGTTTCTGCCAAAAATGAG ATTCGAGAATCCATCAGAGCTCTCTTTCCCGACAGGGACTGCTTCACTCTTGTGAGACCTTTGAGCGATGAAAAAGAGCTCCAGCGGCTTGACCGGATATCA ATGGATAAATTGAGGCCAGAGTTCAAGTCAGGACTGGATGCGTTAACAAGGTTTGTCTTTGAGAGGACTAGACCCAAACAGGTAGGGGCCACAGTGATGACTGGACCTATTTTTGCTGGCATTACCCAGTCCTTTTTGGATGCTCTCAATAACGGTGCAGTGCCAACAATAACTTCTTCATGGCAG AGTGTTGAAGAAACAGAGTGCCAAAGGGCAGTAGAATATGCTACTGAAGTTTACAAGTCTTCTTTCGACAGTTCAAAGCCCCCTGAAGAA GCGGCAATACGAGAAGCGCATGAAGAAGCTGTTCAGAAGGCTTTGGCTGCCTTTAATTCAATTGCTGTTGGAGCTGGTTCTGTTAGGCAGAGATGTGAAAAGCGTCTTCATACTTTCTTGAAAAAAGAATTTGAG GATTATAAAAGAGAGGCATTTATGAAGGCTTACATGCAATGCTCAAATGCCATACAGAAAATGGAGAAAGAACTAAGAGCAGCTTGTCAAGCTCCTGCTGCAAAGTTTGATGATATTCTTAAG GTTCTTGATCAGCTATTAAACAGATATGAAACAACTTCTTATGGTCCAGAGAAGTGGCAGAAGCTAGCTTCTTTCTTACGGCAAAG CATAGATGGCCCAATCCTTGACTTTGTTAAGAAGCAGATAGATCAAATTTCTTCTGAGAAAAGTTCCCTCCGGTTAAAATGTCGGTCAATCGAAGATAAAATGGGATTACTTACCAAGCAACTAGAAGCTAGTGAAAAGTACAAATCCGATTACTTGAAACGTTACGAGGATGCTATTAACGACAAAAACAAGCTAGCAGAGGAATACATGTCCCGGATATCTGATCTTAAAAAGAACTCCAGCTCATTAGACGAAAAATGCTCGAGTTTATCAAAAGCTCTAGAAGCCGCCAAACACGAATCCATAGAATGGAAACGGAAGTATGACGTGGCGCTGTCTAAACAGAAAGCAGGGGAAGAACAAGCCTCCTCAGAAGTAGCAAATCTTAAGGCTAGAAGCAGTGCAGCAGAAGCAAGATTAGCTGCTGCAAGAGAACAAACGTTGTCTGCGCAAGAGGAAGCAGGCGAGTGGAAGCGTAAGTATGATATTGCTGTTAGAGAAGCAAAGATTGCACTAGAAAAAGCAGCTGCTGTACAAGACCGTGCAAGTAAACAAACACAACAACGGGAGGATGCTCTACGAGCAGAGATTGCCGATACAATTGCTGAGAAG GAAGCTGAAATAAAAGATAAGGCGTTGAAGATTGAACAGGCTGAACAGCGTGTAACGACTCTGAGCTTGGAGCTGAAG GCTGCTGAGTCAAAGATAAAGAGTTACGATATAGAAATATCTGCCTTAAAGAGGGATATTAAGGAGTTGGGCGAAAGGTTAGAAAGTGCAAATGCAACAGCCCAATCTTATGAAAAAGAAGCAAGAATTTTGGAGCAAGAACGACTTCATTTAGAGCAGAAATACCGATCTGAATTTGACCGATTTGAGGAAGTCAAAGAAAGATGTAGAAATGCAGAAAAAGAAACCAAAAGAGCTACCGAGTTAGCTGATTCTGCCCGGGCAGAAGCAGCATCTGCCCAAAAAGAGAAAAACGATATCCAACGGGTAGCTGGCGAAAGGCAGACCGAAATCGCAAGGCTTGAGAGACGTATCGAGAGCCtagaaagacaaaaacatgatttAACCGATGAATTAGAACGGTTCCAAGCTGCTGAGCTGGACGCTGTATCTAAAGTTTCGatattagaagcaagagttgaagaaagagagaaagagatagAAACATTATTAAAATCAAACAACGAACAACGGGCTACCACTGTGCATGTCCTCGAAAGCCTTTTGGAAACCGAACGGGCAGCTCGGGCAGAAGCCACTAACCGCGCAGAACAACTTTCGGTTCAGTTACAAGCTACACAAGGGAAGCTTGATTCACTTCAACGACAAATGACATCTGTACGTCTTAACGAGTCTGCATTAGACAGCAAACTAAGAACAGCTTCACATGGGAAACGGTTTAGGGTTGAAGATAATGAAATGGGAACCGATTCAGTTCAAGAAATTGGTATTAATACCGATGGAggtagagcagttagaggaaatAAGAGGTCTAGGAGTACGACTAGCCCGCTAAATTTTGTTTCAACAGAAGATGGTGGTTCGACTTATAGAGGCGATGATGATTATAATAACAGTAACCACAGTCAACAAACTAGTAATGAAGATTACACCAAATTCACCATTCCGAAACTTAAACAAGAGCTCACAAAACACAATTTTGGTGAAGAAGTGCTTAGGTTGAAGAATCCTAACAAGAAAGATCTCTTGGCTCTTTATGAAAAATGTGTTCTCCAGAAATCTTGA